Within the Trichoderma breve strain T069 chromosome 3, whole genome shotgun sequence genome, the region TGGTGCCTAAGCCTAAGCAGAGCGGCAGTGGTGGTTTAGCACGTCCAGTGAAGCTGACGATGCCGACAGCCCAGCGTCATCCCGTGGCGAGGGTCTCGACCCTTTCGGGCTTGTGATCGCAGATGTGATCGTACCGATGAGGCAGGCACATCAAATCTTACCCGTGCCGTACGATATGGAGCAGCAAGGTACCAAGAGCCAAGGTAATACCGCCTTAGTTGAACTCCGTACTGGGTAGCCGTAGTAAGCTGCTACCTGTACAGTGCTGGGAACAGCACAAATACCCTGTGGGTGCTAGCACGATGACTACGGCCATTAAGAACCCGGCCGTATCGAGTCCAGGGCTTGTCACCATCATGGTGGATCGACAAGTGCCTAACGCGAGCTCATGCACGCTTACcgtccctttcctctcctgggagagaagaggcggagtgagaaaagagagagaacgaTAGCAGTCAACTCACCTAGCAGACAGACGGTCACTATAAAGCGACGCTCCCCTGGTTGAACCGCCGTGCAGATGAAGGCATCGTCAGGCATTCTATTGTGCAAAGGAAGAGTACCGTGTGTCTCCCGTAGACACACGTGGCGCCATGTGTCTGCGGTGAGGCCGTGCATGAAAGGCTGCTGAATGGGGATGGGCAAGTGCGCTCCCCAGACTGGCTTAGGCTAGAGCCGTTGGCTCCTTCCCCGTTATTGTACCCTTCCAAAATCTCTGCTGATCTCGTCCTTGAAGCGGGCCAAAACCCCTGGTGTCTCTTTCCGTTTTTCTCCCGCTTTTTTATCTAATACCAAGGTCTACCTCTGTGTGCGTACTGTACTCCTAGGCTTTCGTAGTCCATGCCCGCACCAACCCTGTCTTGCAGCTCTGTTGGCAGGTACCAGGTACCGCGGCTGTAAGTAGCGCTCCGTAAGGTAATCGCCGCCGTGGCCATAAGACTTCGTACGGTAGGTAGTAGGCAGTTGACAATATTTCCCATGATTCAtcctctcatctcatctccttGGTGCTCCATCTTTGTTATgcatcatctctctccgCGCTGCTAGTACGGGTACGGGAAGTGTCcaggccatcgtcatctaGATGCGAGACGCGAGCACTTTGCCGCTGCAGTTGCAGCGTGCTGgtaagatgaagatgaagatggagaagaagacgatggcgATTGAAATACAGGTACGTAAGTAAATGGAAACGCCCGACTCGACTCCATCAGCTGGGCTGTCAGTGTCAGTCGACTTTTTCTCAGCTCCGCAGCGCCTAGGCAAATAAGCAGCATTCTTCGCCGCGCGAACACTCCATATCGTGGCGTCAACCAGGGAAAGGCGCAAATCGAGATCAAAACGGAGCACACCCTACCGacctgtacatgtacgcGCATGCTGCGACCGCTGGCCGGCGACCAAGCTCCGTATCGTACATGCTAgtggtactcgtacgcacACGCCTCTCTGCGCAGAAACATGGCtttcatccatctcagccgCCCCTGTCACTGCTTCAGCATTCCAGCAGGCAGAGGAGTGGAGGAGTGCCGCTAAGGGCAAGGGGAGGGGGTCCCACTGCGTCGTCGTTTTCCATCCATGGGTCTCCAACCTCACTCCCTCCCGCCCTtttcccatcatcttcacccCTCCCGGTGCTAGACGGCAAGGTTCGAATTTCGAAATCTTAGGCTCACACCACGCCCAGAACCACGTTATGGCCGCCCGCCCAAACTCGCTAGCTCGGACGCAAAGGCAAGTGCAATCCAGTACCGCGGATTTGCTGGGCAGGGTCCCACCCGCACTCATCTCaatctcttgttcttttgggGCCGGGCCAAGGGCCTCGTTAGGGCAGCCTCCCATCTTAACAAGTCTGACTTCGGACCCCTGCCCATTGGCCAAGCCGCTCGAGGTGTACGGAGCAGACTCCGTACTGGCCAGGCTTTGGGGTGAGCCATCACCCAACTTTGGACGCCACCACGAGTTTAGATCTCTTTTCCTGGGACCCCGGTCATGCTTTGGGAGACGACAGGGCTTGGCCAACTCGGCGACAGGCCTTTATTAGCATCACCATTTATAGCCTTGTCCTCGCTTCCCTCTCTGCCCTTTTCTCTATTTAAATTCCAACTTATCTCTGCTGGTCTGGCCCCCCACGTCTGGGCCCGGTCTGCTTACAAGTATACCACCTACCTGTATctgtacatacatatgcGTGTCTGCTGCGATCATCCTTGGCCCCGTTTGCAAGTCGTCAGCCCAGCCGTCACTCCACCGCACACGCCGAACTCGACCCAGCGCTTTGTGCCCCTAGCATTCGTGCTAAGTCAGATGTATCGACGACCCTGAGCGCCAGATCTTTTACTTGCCACACGCGCTATGGAAGCGGGTGACGTTGGAACCCGACAGAGGTGCGTTCTTACTCGTGCATTCCTCCATGCCTAGCTGCTCCATCGTACGCCCCCCCTCTAAATCGGCGGAATTATTAACTCACATCGTCCCCCTCTCCCCAGCACCGGTCTTTCTTCTACTCCTACGCGACTTGAACATCAACTTGCAACATCTCCCCATTCTCACCAACAACACCGAGAAGCCGTCGACCGACGGTATCTGGACCAGCCTACcatggcagcagcctcagtTCTCGCCCCTAACGCCCACTACCCACCTCAGCCATATCCTTCCAACTACTCTCACCCACCCTCATCCGGGCCAAGTGTTGCCAACATGATCTCCTCGGAGCCTCGACGACCCTCTCCCGACAATGAGTCCTCGACTCGCCAGTCACTACCATCGATTTCAGAAGTCATTTCTGGTGCACGGCCTGGACAGTACCCTCCGCCTGCGCATCCTCTGCAGCCTGGCTCAAGCCTGCCCTCACCATTTGCTCCGTCTGCTCGACAGTACCCCGAAGCCGACAAGCACTCATCTCAGCCTCTGCACTCTGTTGCCTTTCCTCCCCGACAGGAAAGCCACAATGCATACTCAGATTCACCGAGGCCGCCCTTTAGCACTGGCCGACCCGGTCTCCCTCCCGTTTCTGATCGCCGGCCTACTCCCCCGACGAAGCATGATGGTCACCCCCTTCCTCACCACCTAGCTGAACCGCCAAAACCATCTGATCACCGCTCACTGAATGGAGTCTACTCCCAACCACCGCCCCCGCCGACTTCCGTCCCGTATCAGCCGGCACAGCTTCCACCTGGGCAACAGCCGCTCCCTCCTTATCAGGTATCACCTCGAGGTCATGCGGCTTCGCATCTGCCCGGGCAATACGATTCTCGGCCGGCGCCTACACATGCTGAAGAGGCCGAGTATGCTGCCAGGGCTCGATACGATAACGGGACCTCGCGATCGTTTGAGAGCTGGAGCTACCAGGAAGCTTTGAGCCGGGTAAGTGACAATGTGAAACTGACATAAAAGAGTATGCGCTAAATGAGTATATAGATTGGAACCTGCTCGCGAACCATTTTCAACTTCGCAGAGGCCTACGGCCGAATTGCCCAAGAGCAGCACGGATCTCAACCAATTCCCGAGCGTCTTCCGACTGAGCGAGAAGTGAGCGACATGCTCTCCAACGTCGAGTACCTCAAGCGTTCTCTCGAGCAATGCAGAGAGGTAATTGTAGCCTCACTACAGAGCGAGAGGGCTCGCGAAGGtgccaaaccaccaaaaggCCCTTATGAGGAAGACCAAGACGTCCCCATGTATGGAGACTCCATTAAGCCACCATATGGCATGACAGAAGTCAAAAAGCGACGAGGCGTAAGCTTACAGCCAATTTTGTATACATGAGCCCCGCTAATAGAGTAACAGCGTGCTGCCCCTCCTGGACGATGTCACAGCTGCAATCGCATCGACACTCCAGAATGGAGACGGGGTCCTGATGGTGCCAGGACTTTGTGCAATGCCTGTGGTCTCCATTACGCCAAGCTTGAGCGCAAACGCCAGCTAGAAGCAAGATCACTACGTCCCAAGCCTGAGGAGAGAAGCTAGAGCGTGGCCAACCTGAGCCTTATCACCCTACTTTACACTTTTCAAACTCCCTAGTCCTTTGCATGATGTTTATTGATTTTTCTGGGCACGGAGCTTAACGGGCGCGGAGCATATTGATGACGCAAAGAAATATTCAACATTTCTTTTTCActgaaaggaagaaaaaaaaaaacttgcaGAACACAATACCCATTTTTCTAGCCGAGGGCCTGCACTGATGGTTTTTACTGTACATGTGTCTTTGATTGCGGGGAtttctattcttttctttgttttatttttatttcattGGATTTGGGCGGCAAATCATCATGGCATTGCAGGCGTTcaatatatatacatatacttCAGGGTCTGGGCAACATTCACCTTTAATGATGAGAATTTGCCATGGGAACGACGATGCCAAGCTACTTTGGGATTTTAgataaaatagttttattattgCCTGCCCTGGCAGAGgcagaatgaagaagaaaattcgCAACACTATCGCTCAATCTTGGTGccaatggtgatggatgcAGTGAACCCTGTGGGAGCACAAGATGCCTGGtttgttcctttttctttcttccgATTGTAGGCGCGCATGCATGAGAATGTCCGTGCGCGTGATGCATTCAAATCGTCGCTTCAAGTTCTGTGCAAGcgagtttttttctttgcttttctttgctgcctctttttttcctttttttcgtTGCTCCCTCAAATTGGTGCGTCATAGACTAGAGCTAAGCTGTTGAGGTAATATGGCGCTGATTGGCTCATCTGACTTTTACTAATAGGATCGGGAGGGATGAGATCTTGGGGTGAGGGAGATCAAGTGACGCTGTGTTTCGGGTAGAAGAGGGTGAGATTAAGTTGTAGCACTCCGTTCAATTTAGGGTCGATACCGCGGCTAGTGCTGATGGGCGAGGCTGGTTATGTGCTGTGCACTTCCTTTTTCGTGAGAAGTACGTAAGCtaagggaagagagaagaagtgcatttcttgctttcttttctttttgactTGTACCGCTGTCTTTTGATCTTTTGggtttatttttatttttatcaCTTTCCTTCTAATGGGGGGCGGTCTGCGCAATGGCTGGGGCAAACGTGCTTCTAGCGCCgtgttctttttttgtccttttttcaGGTTGCTTTTTCTGCTCCGTACGGCGGGTAGAGAGAGATGCGTGTGTTGAACCAACACCCCCTTTCTGTATGGCGTGACCTGCTCCACGGCTTGCTGTTATGCGGAGATTTATGTATGTTCccttgttttcttgttttcttggctttttttctcttcttttttcttttttttttgctttagGCGAGCGTTCTGGAAATCAGTTATCAAGCATGGCCGTTTTACGTTGCGGCGAGACAACTAGCTTACATCTACGGTATGGAGTGCctataaaagagaaaacaaccGTTAACCCAAGAAAGATGAACGGGATCAATCAATAGTAGCGAGGCTTACATGCACTCTCCCCCCTCGCTTGCATGAATTGTCACAAAATCCTTCAACCGCTTGCTCTCATGCAGGTGATAGTTCTCTACGGCCATGTGCGGGTTTTGAATTAAGAGAGAGCCCGGGCCATACTGTTGGTTCTAACAAGAGCCCACGGACGGGCTGAGAACTGACGGCGGACGGATCGGCAGACCGGGTAGCTGCAGCGACGGATATGCATGGCCTTACGGAATTggaagatggatgatggaCAAGGAGAGGGGGGACAAGAGGGCAGAGGCctatcatcaccatcgagCTGCTGTTAGTAGCGGGCGGGCGCGCGCAgaaagcagagagagagggagagatgcTTGGTGTTGCATGTGTCtccccctctttctcttggGTTGCTGACGACTCCTGGATTTTTCTCTTGTCATTGGCGTTTTGATTGGAAGCCGTGGCATCCCTGCCCACGGGATCGTTTGTTGATTCGACTTACAccacatcatctcatctcgatCAAGACCCGTCTAGAACGCACCCAACACAAGGCCCGAGCTGGGTCAACCAGTGCTACTGCGTGCCAGCAGTCGGTCATTTGTCAGGGCCGTGCCGTGGCCTCGGACTGTCCGAAGCGAAGAGTTGTTGGCggtgatttcttcttcttgccatgTGCGCCGCGTATGCTTGGTACCAAGTCCGGGTTTCGAAAAAGGACAGAAGCCAACGACTACTATAGGTACTAAGGTGTCCTTCATGCACAAGTTTACTAGAGCACAGAGCAGGGACTGCCACTTTGCTGGCAAGATTCCTCCCACTACGCACGAAGCCACGACATGGGCCATTCTAGTGAGACATGATACAAGGAGACGATGGAAACCGCTCAGCAGCTTTTGGTAGTAGGAAGCACTGTGGACGCTACTCACTCGTACGATTTACTCTGGCGCCAATCCCCATGCGTTGGCATTTGCTCACAGCCGCGTTGGAGGCGAAAGACTGGTCACATTTACTGGTCACATCTCATCAAGAGAAAAGCCACGGGCCGGGAGGTGGCTCCGGCAAAcatgcaagggagagatggGCGAGATAGGCCATGGATTATGgatggggaggagggggtAGTGGCCAGTGAGCTGGAAGCagccgagatggaggaaacAAGACGACGGTTGCTCCATACGCCGCCGCACGGAGTGCATTGCATGAAACAGGGACAAGAAACCCAAAGAACCAACGAGTTTGAACCTTGCCCCTTACCCGTTCGTTCTCTGGCAACGGCTTGGTTTTTCTGCGAAAAGTCGTACGAGGCTGGAGAGGGGGGCGCGGAAAGATCGGACAGGCGGGGAGCCTGCTGGACTTCATCGGACACAAGACGCGGAATCTTGAACTCTTGTGTTGCTTTCTGGGTTGCTTTGTGATACGCCTTTGCTCGTGCTCTGTGCTCTGTGCTCTTGTGCTCGTGCGTTTGGCTTCCACAAGGCTTATTGAACAAGAACGTGTCACGGCTCACCACTTACTTCTAAACAGGGAGTGACGCTGGACTGAGGCGTTGTTGTGGCACGACGGCCGTGGGACCATGGGCCATGAGCAGGGGGGGCAAGGGCATACATAGAGTTGGATATAGATGAGCTGTATGTGAGGATGAGACTTTTGGGTATGGGCCATTGTACGGTTTGTGATACAGCTGCAATGGATAGGAGAGGGTTGAGTCAGTCAGCTCGGTTGGGGCATCTCGTCACGATTCAAGTCTACAACACAGTATTCTGTACTATATCACGAACCTACAAGGGAGCCGTTagctgaaaaagaaaaccacGGCAGTTCGTAGAGGCTTTCTCGGTAGCACTTGGTGCATTATCCATACTTCGAGGCTAGCTGCCGTGGTTTAAAAAAGCCCGTTGAGCGGCAAgggggcaaaaaaaaaaaaaaaaaagaagctgccgggCTGTGGCGTCAACCCGGGGCGTAGACCTTCGGAAGCACAGAAACATGGCAATGCCACGAGCTATTCCCTGCCTCATaatttgtttttcttttctttttcttgtgtgTGTACGCGTACTGGGGGGTCTTGTTTTCTCATTCTCgcaggaaaagaaaagaaaaaagcaattcCGTTTCTGGTATGCAGTGCGCGAAGTAGCTTCGCACCCGGTGTGGTTTTGGCAAACCGAGCACAACACGGATATCCCTGTCCAGGTGGCTTTTTGTGGCGCGCCGGAATAGCTGGGCTGGGGCTTGCcgttctgcttcttgttcttgttctctccCTTTTGGAGGGGGTGGAGCGTTTGGGAGATTGATGGATTGGCGAGCTGAGATATATTTAATTTTGGGTTGTTGCTCATATATATCTGCGTGGTTTATAAGGATGTCGTTGCCGAGGGGGTGATGTGTAATTCgagacgatgaggatgaaagCCGTGAACGACGTACTGTAAGCCTTCTATGTGTACTTGCATCGTACCAAAGTCGTTAAATAACACCATTCGGAGTAAAGCGAGTAAACAATTGAAGCACCAAGATGCGTGTCCGTCCAGAAGCAGACAAAGAGCATGCATTGTCATGCCTACACCCGAAGCTGTGCTGTACTGGATTCTTGCCTCGTCGGCAAATAATCCAGCCAACAAGGCCCCCCTGTCCCTGGTCTCGATCGCCGTCCATGGCTAACAAACACCCTGCAGCGATCATGGGTGTCCACTCCAGACACAGCCTTGCtcttcgtctcgtctcatACTGCACCGTTTGCATgctcatcacatcacatccTAAGGAGCGCGGCAGATGCTGCTCGGCTCGCTTTGGATATATTGCGAGTCCCCTACGTGGCAGCCATCCTCCTTTGTGACTTGGGTGATAGTAGTTGGTGTCGTACTGCCATGGGCCAAGCAAGCCATTCAACAAAGGGCCTCTTACAACATTGGCCAGGCTGCTGACCGAGAATCGGGCACATCCATGCCATCGCAGGCTGCCGTTGGTTTTCGTAGCGACGGCGGTTGCATCGCGCCCGTTACGCAGAGACTAGCTCGCTGCAAAGACGACCAAGAGCCCAGCTTGATCTCAGTCAATCTTGATCTCATTTCCCGTCAAATCCCGGGGAGAGCGCCCGCTGCCCAGCGCTTGGGGTTACCTTTGGGCATCATGGCATATGCAGCCGCTAGAAAGGCTGTATCacctgtgctgtgctgtgcgTTGCATGAATGTAATGTATACAATTTAATATACATGTGCATACGATACCGGGCAAGTAAGCTATAAGCACATATGCACGGGTGCGCGTGTGTATCATGTGAATGGCCGTTTGATGGCTTCCAAGCCTCATGCTGCGCAACCCCAACGGGGGGCGTGAGCACATGTGACGAGCCGAgctcagcggcagcaagggCCGAAAGCTGAGGGCCAATGTTTGATTATCCCTCTCTTGGCTCTCGTGAGAAGCCGGAGAGGGAATCTCGAGCCGTTTCCACCTGGATACGACTGTATCTGCCGGTAGAGCACGATTCATACCAGACCCTGATCGACCAAGTATGAGTAGACCAGGCACTTGGGAGCTTTACTTGGTGCACACCCTTCGCTTTTCAatcgtacgagtatgtgcTTTAGGAATCATTCCGTACCAGATCATTTTACGATGAGATACCTAATCCACTGCTTCGCCTCTCGGCCCCGTCGACTACGGCACTCGTATATTACATTGTGCAGTAGTTTGCTGGGCATATCCAGTACAGGCTAATATGATTCAAATGTTGATGGGTAAAATACTCCCATTCAGGTACCTACAGTAGCTTAATTTGTCCAGATCAAAGtccatgtacctgtactttcATGTCAAGTGACAAGGTTAAGACGGGGAAGGAACCGCTGGGTGTCGATCCAAGCTCAGCTGCCCTCCTCGCTCGGGACAGACCGCACATCTCatccttgaccttgtcaCCTCCCCTTGGATATTATTCCTGGTACAAAAAGCATCGAGACTTCAACGGTCAAGCCACCGCTGGGATACTGCAGCCAATGATTGCTATTGACGGTTACTGGGTACCGACTCCTTCTCATCATTCATGTGAGCCCGCAGCCAGCCACGCGGGTCCAGAGTCTCAGCCATGGCCTCTGCTCAGCTTGGcggcctcttccatcttccgaTCGGTGTACGAGCAAGAGCAACAGTGAAAGTGATTCGGAAGAAAGCAACGCTGCCATCCATGGACAAACGCCATCCTgacagcagagcagagcgaCTTGGCGCCCCGGCTGCGGCTGCCACTGACACGCGCCGCCTCGTGTAATCGACGACGTCTCGTATAAACGGCCGGTCAGCGGATAGACGCAGAAGACGAGCGGAGCTGGCTTGGCCACGCAGTGTCgtttgtactcgtacaacCCAGAACGTGCTGTTTGTTGTGCCTTTCTTTGTCTGCTCTGCGGCCCTGTCTGCTTTGTTGTGCAATAATGCTTTCAAGTACGCGTACAACTTCTACTCCAGTACGGGTCCGATGCGAGGGGGGCTACCCTTGATTAGCATCCGATTCCACTCGACAGGAATTCGGGATTACACACCAGACTGAAACCTTTCCACACGCAAGCACTACGCCATAAGTGGGTGGGCGTTTCCCGGAAGGGGTGGCATCACTGAATCACTTTTACTTTCACGCCGTTGCGAAGGGGGCTCCGATCCATGGGGTCCAAGGGAGTTTGAGCACATGGGAAGTGAGATCGACTCAGATTATGACAGGGGATTCGGACTTTGGTTGAATAGAAAGGGGGTTCCCAGAGGCCCGTTGCGTTGCCgcgcaaaaagaaaacgttGTCACAACCTCGCTCACTTGTCACGAGAGTCCTTGGCCGTCAGGCATCGAGTGATGTACAGAGAATGGAGTACATCTATCCAACCAAGGATCCCTGGGGGGACCATCCTATATCTGGGGCAGGCGAATGCGTTGGGAAAAGCTAGCCCGCATTAATGAAATGGAACACCACTTCGCCGACGATTCCTCCAGCCATGCAGGTTCGGCGAGATAAGCTACTGGCTCGACTGGGCATCGCCGAAACAAGATGGGACTCGATGAGCGCGCCAACACCTTCAGCCGCACAGTGGGCCAACGGGATCTGCCCGGAGACAAACCCAAGGTGCATATTTAGATGCGACTACACACTAACACGTACCCTACTTGCACAAGTGTGCGAGATACGAGTATACTTGTTACTTATACATGCCCCTGGAGATGCAATCAGGTGCCATGGCAAAGTATCGCTGGTGTTACTGCTATGTTTAGCATCTCTtcccgtctccatcttcattcctttgcttcttccctttGACAGCGAGGCCGGCACGTGGCCACCGTCGCATCCCCTCTGTCGGTGACGTCGACTGGGGATTGCGGCTGAAGCAACCCAAGACATGGGCCCGAGCCATCGAGGCCAGCCGGACAATTTTCTCCGCTCGGGCATCATTTCCAGAGGTAAGGGAGATGAAGTGGCAGATGGTCGGcgtccagctccagctccagctccagctccagctccaaccaTACGGACGGTGACTCTATGCGTTTTTGAGTGAGGCGGCCGGTAAGGAGACCTTGCCCACCGCATTTGATTGTTTGATACAGACACACCTCCATGATAGGTACACGTCGCACGCCCTTTTTGTCCCAGCGACCTGTGTCCTGCCCCAATGGATGACCGCAGATCGCCCCTAATTTTGCGAGGCcagatcagatcagatcagaAGGGCACTCTTTGTTGCCGCGAGATCTCTCCCGGCGGCAAAGTTCTCACGCCCCCCTTCGGGCTCCTGATCCTGCCTTTGCAAGTTTGTGAATTGTCAAGACACAATATTCAGTGGTTTGGCCCTGTCAAACAGTCCACTGGTGGTTCCCTGCGGCCAGCTTCAAACATACGATCTTTTGGGTTTGATTTCTTCACTTGGCTTTTGGCTCTTACTCTCGTGTTTGCGGTTCCCTCCCCACTGGCTGGTTATTGTGCTCCACCTGTGACATTCTGTGGAGTGACGGATGAGACATGCTCCATGGATCGCATCTCAGCCGAGCTTCATCTAGCAGTCATCACGCACACACACGCCCACTTAGTTCCTGGGCTAATACGATCGGTGGCATCTGGTGCTTTCCATCGCTACGGTGTCCTGGAATCGTCCGAGCCGACAAACTAGTGCTTTTCTGCATGCCTATAGTGCAGCCCGCCTCTGCCAAAAACGCGCAAGTATGGTCCACAGCTGAGGAAGCAAACGGAGCTTTTGGCTTCCACAGCGGCACGAGTGCAGGCGTTCGTACGCATGGTTCCGTTAAAAATCATAGCGGTATCCTGCGTACGTCGTCCTTCTAACAGTCTAGAATTTTCAGGCGAGTCGATTGTTAcgccccctccccccttttcatAATCCATATTACTGGGCAAGCCGCGATAGTGTACTTAGGTAAGTCAACATATGAAAATACAATACTGAGTATTCACCATATTGAATAAGAATAGTGTGCTTCAAATATTAATATGGGTTTTAGCATTAATCCGAGACAAGTGCTTCGTATGTTGGGCAATAATAGTGTCGTTTTCtgtcccatcccatccatgtcTCTGTTTTTACCAAGACATCACTGACAGCTTGGCAATGAAGCCTGGCTGGCGCTACCGCCAAAAACGTAACattgtctctctttcttcccagcTCAGAGGAATGTtcccaaagaggaaatggGGGAAAAGACGGGATGTATCAGGACTCACATGTTTGTAATATCGTGTGTCCAATGCCACGCGCTCCCAATAGAGGGTAAGACACCAAAGAGAGACGTCCGATACCCCTGACTGACAccttttgttctttcttctccaccaACAAGGTTCTATTATCGTA harbors:
- a CDS encoding GATA zinc finger domain-containing protein yields the protein MAAASVLAPNAHYPPQPYPSNYSHPPSSGPSVANMISSEPRRPSPDNESSTRQSLPSISEVISGARPGQYPPPAHPLQPGSSLPSPFAPSARQYPEADKHSSQPLHSVAFPPRQESHNAYSDSPRPPFSTGRPAEPPKPSDHRSLNGVYSQPPPPPTSVPYQPAQLPPGQQPLPPYQVSPRGHAASHLPGQYDSRPAPTHAEEAEYAARARYDNGTSRSFESWSYQEALSRIGTCSRTIFNFAEAYGRIAQEQHGSQPIPERLPTEREVSDMLSNVEYLKRSLEQCREVIVASLQSERAREGAKPPKGPYEEDQDVPMYGDSIKPPYGMTEVKKRRGRAAPPGRCHSCNRIDTPEWRRGPDGARTLCNACGLHYAKLERKRQLEARSLRPKPEERS